From a region of the Acinetobacter calcoaceticus genome:
- a CDS encoding pseudouridine synthase codes for MSSPNEFLPPMIDGVSASQVYLPAQTNTQTIYEYLCQHFQHIKVQEWQQRFQDGLIYEANGQKLTLDSPYQSNTHIFYYRFLAYEPHVPFEHRILFENDDLLVVDKPHFLTISPTGQYVQETLLVRLKKQTGNEFLTPIHRLDRETAGVVLFCKRVESRGVYQQLFAERQVNKIYHAVAPYKKELKLPQTLCLHLDKGTPFYTMQVVANAQANSQTYIELIEHNQTWAKYRLTPTTGKQHQLRVHLNYLEIPIKNDPFYPTVQHKAEEDFSESLQLLAKHISFLDPLTKEEMSFNSKFELTL; via the coding sequence ATGTCTAGTCCAAACGAATTTCTACCGCCCATGATTGATGGGGTGAGCGCAAGCCAAGTCTATCTTCCTGCACAAACAAATACTCAAACTATTTATGAGTATCTATGCCAACATTTTCAACATATTAAAGTACAAGAGTGGCAACAACGATTTCAAGATGGGCTTATTTATGAGGCAAATGGACAAAAATTAACACTAGATAGTCCATATCAAAGCAATACGCATATTTTTTATTATCGATTTCTTGCCTATGAGCCCCATGTTCCTTTCGAACATCGAATTTTATTTGAAAATGATGACTTACTGGTGGTCGATAAACCTCATTTTTTAACAATTAGTCCAACCGGACAATATGTGCAAGAAACATTATTAGTTCGACTAAAAAAACAGACTGGCAATGAATTTTTAACACCGATACATCGATTAGACCGTGAAACTGCTGGGGTAGTTCTATTTTGCAAACGGGTTGAATCTCGTGGTGTTTATCAACAATTATTTGCAGAGCGTCAAGTCAATAAAATTTATCACGCAGTCGCACCTTATAAAAAAGAATTAAAACTCCCCCAAACACTATGTTTGCATTTAGATAAAGGTACTCCTTTTTACACCATGCAAGTTGTGGCCAATGCTCAAGCAAATAGCCAAACATATATTGAGCTTATTGAGCACAACCAAACTTGGGCTAAATACCGTTTAACACCAACTACTGGTAAGCAACACCAGCTTCGTGTACATCTTAATTATTTAGAAATTCCGATTAAAAATGATCCATTTTACCCCACGGTTCAGCACAAGGCTGAAGAGGATTTCTCAGAGTCATTGCAGCTTCTAGCTAAGCATATTTCATTTCTAGATCCGCTAACAAAAGAGGAAATGTCTTTTAATTCCAAGTTTGAATTGACATTGTAA
- a CDS encoding LysR family transcriptional regulator, with translation MLEIRHLKTLVALREHGSLVSAANDLCLTPSAISHQLKELDHWYGVEVVNRRSRPVSFSNVGQRLLKLADDVLPQIQITHSDITRIVHGQTGRIIFSSECHSCFDWLMPLLNQYRQQYPDVDLDFASGFEANPHELLQNAEFDLLITADPIALKGIEYFPIFEYESRLVLSNTHPLVRAENITVQELAEEVLITYPVDKHRLDIMSKLFIPANIQPKQIRTTDLTQMLIQLVASGRGIAALPDWVVNEYEQKGWVTSRRLDCVSSTGLRRTLYAGYRTEEKEKSYFEGFLKQLEKFSLKRNSYYSG, from the coding sequence ATGTTAGAAATTCGTCATCTTAAAACCTTAGTTGCCTTGCGTGAACACGGTTCATTGGTCTCGGCAGCAAATGACCTTTGCTTAACGCCTTCTGCTATTTCTCATCAGTTAAAAGAATTAGACCATTGGTATGGGGTAGAGGTTGTTAATCGTCGCAGCAGACCTGTTAGTTTTTCTAATGTAGGGCAGCGCTTACTCAAGTTAGCCGATGACGTTTTGCCACAAATTCAGATTACTCACAGTGATATCACGCGTATTGTCCATGGACAGACTGGCAGAATTATTTTTTCATCGGAATGCCATAGTTGCTTTGACTGGTTAATGCCGTTATTAAATCAATATCGACAGCAATATCCAGATGTTGACTTAGATTTTGCTTCAGGTTTTGAAGCAAATCCGCATGAACTTTTACAAAATGCAGAATTTGATTTGCTCATTACAGCAGATCCAATTGCATTAAAAGGAATTGAATATTTCCCAATTTTTGAATATGAATCACGTTTGGTCTTATCAAACACGCATCCATTGGTACGTGCTGAAAATATTACAGTTCAAGAGTTAGCGGAAGAAGTTTTAATTACTTATCCAGTTGATAAGCATCGTTTAGATATTATGTCCAAACTTTTCATTCCTGCGAATATTCAGCCTAAACAAATAAGAACAACAGATTTAACTCAAATGCTTATTCAGCTTGTAGCAAGTGGTCGAGGCATTGCTGCATTGCCTGATTGGGTAGTGAATGAATATGAACAAAAGGGATGGGTCACAAGCCGCCGTTTAGATTGTGTTTCATCTACAGGCTTAAGACGAACTTTATATGCGGGCTATCGAACTGAAGAAAAAGAGAAAAGTTATTTTGAAGGTTTCTTGAAGCAATTGGAAAAGTTCTCTTTAAAACGAAACTCCTATTATTCTGGTTAA
- a CDS encoding ion transporter, with translation MQNSAWKELRKFFYNNLHNHDYETTISRCINYFLVVLIVGNVAAVLLETVNDLYTSYHAWFDYFEVISIAVFSIEYLLRLWSVADRDTTQSAWKIRLNWMKSGEAIIDLMAILPAYLNFFVRIDLRMLRILRLLRLLKLTRYFISLQILLCVIKREKGSFQAVIFILIIMIIMTASGIYVVENKAQPEAFSSIPKSMWWAVVTLTTVGYGDVTPVTSLGKLLGALITILGVGIAALPAGILASGLANELNQRNQRLEQEFRELLQLRGIDILHDEAEIERIRQKVGLPKEQAHNLIIQIMREKVLEQEESVREQKCYCPHCGGKLTD, from the coding sequence ATGCAAAATTCAGCTTGGAAGGAATTGCGTAAGTTCTTCTATAATAATCTTCATAATCATGACTATGAAACTACGATAAGTAGATGTATTAATTATTTTTTAGTTGTTTTGATTGTTGGTAATGTCGCTGCTGTTTTATTAGAAACAGTAAATGATTTATACACAAGTTACCATGCTTGGTTCGACTATTTTGAAGTTATTTCAATTGCAGTTTTTAGTATTGAATATTTATTAAGATTGTGGAGTGTTGCAGATCGAGATACGACACAATCTGCATGGAAAATCCGCTTGAACTGGATGAAAAGCGGGGAAGCAATTATTGATTTGATGGCAATTTTACCTGCTTATCTCAATTTCTTTGTACGAATTGATCTTCGTATGCTCAGAATCCTACGGTTACTTCGTTTATTAAAATTGACACGGTATTTTATCTCCCTACAGATATTGTTGTGTGTGATTAAACGTGAGAAAGGGTCTTTTCAGGCAGTTATCTTTATTTTAATTATTATGATTATTATGACTGCTTCTGGCATTTATGTGGTTGAAAATAAAGCTCAACCAGAAGCTTTTAGTTCAATACCTAAATCTATGTGGTGGGCAGTGGTTACTTTAACTACAGTAGGTTATGGCGATGTGACCCCAGTCACCAGTTTAGGAAAGTTACTAGGCGCACTGATTACCATTTTGGGTGTTGGTATTGCAGCGTTACCAGCCGGTATTTTAGCATCTGGGCTTGCAAATGAACTTAATCAACGTAATCAAAGACTAGAGCAAGAATTTCGTGAATTACTTCAGTTACGAGGTATTGATATTTTACATGATGAAGCTGAAATAGAACGGATTCGCCAAAAAGTAGGCCTGCCAAAAGAACAGGCGCATAATCTGATTATTCAAATTATGCGAGAAAAAGTATTAGAGCAAGAAGAGTCGGTTAGAGAGCAAAAATGTTATTGCCCTCACTGTGGCGGAAAGCTAACTGATTAG
- a CDS encoding DUF441 domain-containing protein: MLAQFDVNLVVLLVLLVCGLLSQNAAVTIAAGVLIVVKITPLSEFFPYIQAHGLNLGILILTIGVLTPIASGKLSGETILKSFISIKSLVAIAIGLLVAWLGGRGVKLMSSQPDVVAGLLIGTVAGVALLRGVPVGPLIAAGLLSLFIGK, from the coding sequence ATGCTTGCCCAATTTGATGTTAATTTAGTTGTTTTACTAGTTCTGCTTGTCTGCGGTTTATTAAGTCAAAATGCGGCTGTAACCATTGCAGCGGGTGTACTGATTGTCGTTAAAATCACACCTTTAAGTGAATTCTTCCCTTACATTCAAGCACATGGTCTTAATTTAGGAATTCTTATTTTAACGATTGGCGTACTCACTCCCATTGCGAGTGGAAAGCTCAGTGGGGAGACTATTTTAAAATCATTTATTAGTATTAAATCACTTGTTGCTATCGCAATTGGTTTGTTAGTCGCTTGGCTAGGCGGCCGTGGAGTAAAACTTATGTCAAGCCAGCCTGATGTTGTTGCAGGCTTACTCATTGGTACAGTTGCAGGCGTGGCCTTACTTCGTGGTGTACCAGTCGGACCTCTTATTGCAGCGGGTTTACTTTCCTTATTTATTGGTAAATAA
- the tsaE gene encoding tRNA (adenosine(37)-N6)-threonylcarbamoyltransferase complex ATPase subunit type 1 TsaE has protein sequence MSYSLKLVLNHEEDTGRLAQALAQHVQSGVIYLIGDLGAGKTTLTRYFLQALGHKGSVKSPTYTLVEPYKINDKEIFHFDLYRLNDPYELELMGIRDYLDVTDALFLFEWPSKGGDEIPQADIIIDIQKSEDELSRFVTLTLPTEHLYQTLQEQLHD, from the coding sequence ATGTCGTATTCATTGAAATTGGTCTTAAATCATGAAGAAGATACTGGGCGTCTAGCTCAAGCGTTGGCGCAACATGTTCAGTCGGGTGTGATTTATTTAATTGGAGATTTAGGTGCGGGTAAAACCACACTTACGCGCTATTTCTTACAGGCTTTAGGTCATAAAGGCTCGGTTAAAAGTCCAACCTATACGCTGGTTGAGCCGTATAAAATCAATGACAAAGAAATTTTTCATTTTGACTTATATCGTTTGAATGACCCTTATGAACTTGAATTAATGGGAATCCGTGATTATTTAGATGTCACAGACGCATTATTTTTATTTGAATGGCCATCAAAAGGTGGTGATGAAATTCCTCAGGCCGATATCATCATCGATATTCAAAAGTCAGAGGATGAGTTGAGTCGTTTTGTAACTTTAACTTTACCCACAGAACATTTGTATCAGACTTTGCAGGAACAGCTTCATGACTGA
- a CDS encoding bifunctional aconitate hydratase 2/2-methylisocitrate dehydratase, whose translation MLEAYRQHVEERAALGVPPKPLDDAQTAQLVELLKNPPAGEEAFLVDLLENRVPAGVDQAAYVKAAFLAAIAKGEATSSLVSKERAVYLLGTMLGGYNVAPLVELLDNAELAGLAAEALKKTLLVFDAFHDVADKAKAGNANAKAVLQSWADAEWFTSRPDVPEEIKITVFKVTGETNTDDLSPAQDAWSRPDIPLHANAMLKNERDGINPEKPGEVGPLNQIKELIAKGNQVAYVGDVVGTGSSRKSATNSVLWFFGDELPHIPNKKDGGVCLGSKIAPIFFNTMEDAGALPVEIDVANMNMGDEVVLKIDHAAAKVTAFKDGVQISEAELKTPVLLDEVRAGGRINLIIGRGLTTKAREELGLEPSTLFRTPVQPADTGKGFTQAQKMVGRACGLAEGQGIRPGTYCEPKMTTVGSQDTTGPMTRDELKDLACLGFSADLVMQSFCHTAAYPKPVDVTTHHTLPDFIMNRGGVSLRPGDGIIHSWLNRMLLPDTVGTGGDSHTRFPIGISFPAGSGLVAFAAATGVMPLDMPESVLVKFKGKMQPGITLRDLVHAIPYYAIQAGDLTVEKKGKKNIFSGRILEIDLSEMENDLTVEQAFELSDASAERSAAGCSITLSEEKVAEYLRSNITMLKWMISEGYGDARTMARRAENMQKWLENPSLLKADADAEYLKVYEIDLADIKEPILCCPNDPDDAKLLSDVQGDKIDEVFIGSCMTNIGHFRAAGQLLDKVPSGSLTTRLWLAPPTRMDEHQLMEEGLYNIYGRAGARTEMPGCSLCMGNQARVAPNTTCVSTSTRNFPNRLGQGANVYLASAELASVAAVLGKLPSPEEYQQYASQIDSASADIYKYLNFDKMSEYTKEADQVDTKKISAAQLT comes from the coding sequence GTGCTAGAAGCTTACCGCCAACACGTTGAAGAACGTGCCGCACTCGGAGTCCCACCGAAGCCACTTGATGATGCTCAAACAGCTCAGCTTGTTGAACTATTAAAAAATCCACCAGCAGGCGAAGAAGCGTTTTTGGTTGATTTGCTTGAAAACCGTGTTCCTGCAGGTGTTGACCAAGCAGCTTACGTAAAGGCAGCGTTCTTGGCAGCGATTGCAAAAGGCGAAGCAACTTCATCACTCGTTTCTAAAGAGCGTGCAGTTTACTTACTTGGCACAATGCTTGGTGGTTATAACGTAGCACCACTCGTTGAGCTTCTTGACAATGCTGAACTTGCAGGCCTAGCTGCTGAAGCGTTAAAGAAAACACTTCTTGTATTTGATGCATTCCATGACGTAGCAGATAAAGCAAAAGCGGGTAATGCCAATGCTAAAGCTGTTTTACAATCTTGGGCAGACGCAGAATGGTTCACAAGCCGTCCTGACGTTCCAGAAGAAATTAAAATCACTGTGTTCAAAGTAACTGGTGAAACAAATACTGATGACTTGTCTCCAGCACAAGATGCTTGGAGCCGTCCAGATATCCCACTACACGCCAATGCAATGTTGAAAAACGAGCGTGATGGTATCAATCCTGAAAAACCAGGTGAAGTTGGCCCGTTAAACCAAATCAAAGAACTCATCGCGAAAGGCAACCAAGTTGCTTATGTGGGTGACGTTGTTGGTACAGGTTCTTCACGTAAATCTGCAACTAACTCTGTACTTTGGTTCTTCGGTGACGAACTTCCACACATTCCAAACAAAAAAGATGGTGGTGTGTGCTTAGGTTCTAAAATCGCTCCAATTTTCTTTAATACAATGGAAGACGCAGGTGCATTACCTGTAGAAATCGACGTTGCTAACATGAACATGGGCGACGAAGTAGTATTGAAAATTGACCATGCTGCTGCAAAAGTTACTGCTTTTAAAGATGGCGTACAAATTTCAGAAGCAGAACTTAAAACTCCAGTACTTTTAGACGAAGTACGTGCTGGTGGTCGTATTAACTTGATCATTGGTCGTGGTTTAACAACTAAAGCACGTGAAGAATTAGGTCTTGAACCTTCTACATTGTTCCGTACACCTGTACAACCTGCTGACACTGGCAAAGGCTTCACGCAAGCTCAGAAAATGGTTGGCCGTGCATGTGGTTTAGCTGAAGGTCAAGGTATCCGTCCGGGTACTTACTGTGAACCTAAGATGACTACAGTGGGTTCTCAAGATACAACTGGTCCAATGACTCGTGACGAGTTAAAAGACTTAGCTTGCTTGGGCTTCTCTGCTGACTTGGTAATGCAGTCTTTCTGTCATACTGCTGCATATCCAAAACCAGTTGACGTAACTACTCACCATACATTACCTGACTTCATCATGAACCGTGGTGGTGTATCTTTACGTCCAGGTGACGGTATTATCCATTCGTGGTTAAACCGTATGTTACTTCCAGATACAGTAGGTACTGGCGGTGACTCACATACACGTTTCCCAATCGGTATTTCATTCCCAGCGGGTTCTGGCCTAGTTGCGTTCGCAGCTGCAACTGGTGTTATGCCACTTGATATGCCAGAGTCTGTACTTGTTAAGTTCAAAGGTAAAATGCAACCTGGTATCACTTTACGTGACCTTGTACATGCAATTCCTTACTACGCGATTCAAGCGGGTGACTTAACTGTAGAGAAGAAAGGTAAGAAAAACATCTTCTCTGGTCGTATCCTTGAGATCGATTTATCAGAAATGGAAAATGACTTGACTGTTGAGCAAGCATTTGAACTTTCTGATGCATCTGCTGAACGTTCTGCTGCTGGCTGTTCAATCACACTTTCTGAAGAGAAAGTTGCTGAATACTTACGTTCTAACATCACTATGTTGAAGTGGATGATTTCTGAAGGTTATGGCGATGCTCGTACTATGGCGCGCCGTGCTGAAAACATGCAGAAGTGGTTAGAAAACCCAAGCTTGTTAAAAGCTGATGCTGATGCAGAATACTTAAAAGTTTACGAAATCGATCTTGCTGACATCAAAGAACCAATTCTTTGCTGCCCGAACGATCCAGATGATGCGAAACTTCTTTCTGACGTTCAAGGCGACAAAATTGATGAAGTATTCATCGGTTCTTGTATGACTAACATCGGTCACTTCCGTGCAGCGGGTCAGTTACTTGATAAAGTACCAAGTGGTTCATTAACTACTCGTTTATGGTTAGCTCCACCAACACGTATGGACGAGCACCAATTAATGGAAGAAGGCTTGTATAACATCTATGGTCGTGCTGGTGCGCGTACAGAGATGCCAGGCTGTTCACTTTGTATGGGTAACCAAGCACGTGTAGCGCCGAATACAACATGTGTATCGACTTCTACTCGTAACTTCCCGAACCGTTTAGGTCAAGGTGCAAATGTTTACTTAGCTTCTGCTGAACTTGCATCTGTAGCTGCGGTTCTTGGTAAATTACCAAGCCCAGAAGAATATCAACAGTATGCGTCGCAAATCGACAGCGCATCTGCTGACATCTACAAATACTTAAACTTCGACAAGATGAGCGAATATACTAAAGAAGCTGATCAAGTTGATACTAAGAAAATTTCTGCTGCTCAATTGACTTAA
- a CDS encoding MFS transporter — protein sequence MASPQSPLSSAHQHYSLFLAIFSLAVGGFCIGTTEFVAMGLIQEIANNLNITVPEAGHFISAYALGVVIGAPIIAILGAKVPRKTLLLGLMLFYGIANACTALAHTPETVLISRFIAGLPHGAYFGVGALVAAELAGPSRRASAVAQMMMGLTVATVIGVPLATWLGQNFGWRAGFEFSATIAFLTLIAVGFFVPNIPVQAKASIKTELAGLKNINMWLTLAVGAIGFGGMFSVYSYVSPILTEYTQVNIQIVPIALAIWGSGMVIGGLAAGWLADKNLNKTIVGVLISSAIAFVVASFLMSNIYTAIASLFLIGLTVMGLGGALQTRLMDVAGDAQTLAASLNHSAFNMANALGAFLGGWVLSHQMGWIAPIWVGFVLSLGGLIILLIAFAVEKASKKI from the coding sequence ATGGCGTCCCCGCAATCCCCTCTTTCTTCTGCACATCAACACTATTCACTCTTTTTAGCAATTTTCTCACTGGCTGTAGGTGGTTTTTGTATTGGAACCACCGAATTCGTCGCAATGGGACTGATTCAGGAAATTGCAAATAATTTAAATATTACAGTACCAGAAGCTGGCCACTTTATTAGTGCCTACGCTTTAGGTGTAGTGATTGGCGCTCCTATCATCGCTATTCTTGGAGCCAAAGTTCCTAGAAAAACTTTATTGCTCGGCTTAATGCTTTTTTATGGCATTGCAAATGCCTGTACCGCTTTAGCTCATACCCCCGAAACTGTTTTAATCTCACGTTTCATTGCTGGTTTACCACACGGAGCTTATTTTGGAGTCGGAGCATTAGTTGCAGCTGAACTAGCGGGTCCATCGCGAAGAGCATCTGCTGTTGCTCAAATGATGATGGGTCTTACAGTTGCAACTGTGATTGGTGTACCTCTGGCAACTTGGTTAGGTCAAAATTTTGGCTGGAGAGCTGGTTTTGAGTTTTCAGCAACCATTGCTTTTCTTACTTTAATTGCTGTTGGCTTCTTTGTACCTAATATCCCAGTCCAAGCAAAAGCAAGTATAAAAACAGAATTAGCTGGCCTTAAAAATATCAACATGTGGTTAACACTAGCGGTAGGCGCCATCGGTTTTGGAGGCATGTTTTCTGTTTACAGCTATGTCTCACCTATTTTGACTGAATATACACAAGTAAATATCCAAATTGTCCCTATCGCTTTAGCTATTTGGGGTAGCGGTATGGTTATTGGTGGCTTAGCAGCTGGATGGCTTGCAGATAAAAACCTGAACAAAACGATTGTAGGCGTACTCATTAGCTCAGCTATCGCTTTTGTTGTTGCTAGTTTCTTAATGAGCAATATCTATACTGCTATTGCTTCATTATTTTTGATTGGTCTCACTGTAATGGGGTTAGGCGGAGCTTTGCAAACTCGTCTAATGGATGTAGCAGGAGATGCTCAAACATTAGCAGCATCTCTCAATCACTCTGCCTTTAATATGGCCAATGCATTAGGTGCATTTCTTGGTGGATGGGTACTCAGTCACCAAATGGGTTGGATCGCACCAATCTGGGTTGGTTTTGTCTTGAGCCTCGGTGGTCTTATCATTTTACTTATTGCATTTGCCGTAGAGAAAGCAAGTAAGAAAATTTAA
- a CDS encoding pseudouridine synthase, which translates to MLLEKILQSQGFGSRKYCQQLIKNGSVSVDGEVADDLKKQFSPENLEFSLFGQTYQYREKVYIALKKPKGFECSHQPQHHQSVFSLLPEIMIHRGVQAIGRLDQDTTGLLLITDDGKYLQALTHPRKHVPKVYHVTTIDPVTPEQIEMLAQGVSLHQEKGIFAATDVEILETHQLTMTIHQGVYHQVKRMIAAVGNKVEALHRHQIGQLAIPEIAEGEWIYLSEEQKHLAQNIT; encoded by the coding sequence ATGCTGCTGGAAAAAATTTTACAATCTCAAGGGTTTGGTTCACGTAAATATTGTCAGCAGTTAATAAAAAACGGATCTGTAAGTGTTGATGGAGAGGTTGCTGATGATCTAAAGAAGCAATTCTCTCCTGAAAATTTAGAGTTTTCTCTTTTTGGACAAACTTATCAATATCGAGAAAAAGTTTATATTGCTTTAAAAAAACCAAAAGGCTTTGAATGCTCACACCAACCTCAGCATCATCAAAGTGTTTTTAGTCTTTTACCTGAAATCATGATTCATCGAGGTGTGCAGGCGATTGGTCGTTTAGATCAAGATACAACCGGTTTACTCTTAATTACCGATGATGGTAAATATCTTCAAGCTTTAACTCATCCTCGTAAACATGTTCCGAAGGTTTATCATGTTACGACTATAGACCCGGTCACGCCTGAGCAAATTGAAATGTTAGCTCAAGGGGTGAGCTTACATCAGGAAAAAGGTATTTTTGCTGCAACTGATGTAGAAATATTGGAAACTCATCAATTAACGATGACCATTCATCAAGGCGTTTATCACCAAGTCAAAAGAATGATTGCCGCTGTAGGAAACAAAGTAGAAGCGTTGCATCGCCATCAAATAGGGCAATTGGCTATACCTGAAATTGCAGAGGGAGAATGGATTTATTTATCTGAAGAGCAAAAACATCTCGCCCAAAATATTACTTAA
- a CDS encoding GNAT family N-acetyltransferase — MIVRRATFEDLEQLAVLFDEYRQFYGASSNFNESLHFLKQRFENRESVFFIHIKDDKITGFILLYLGFSSVACSTYYILDDVYVTPVFRRQGSAKQLIDTAILFAKQENALRISLETQSNNHESHRLYEQMGFIRDSEFQTFHCFLK, encoded by the coding sequence ATGATCGTTAGACGAGCGACTTTTGAAGATTTAGAGCAACTCGCCGTTTTATTTGATGAATACCGCCAATTTTATGGGGCCTCTTCTAATTTTAATGAATCACTTCACTTTCTCAAGCAGCGTTTTGAGAATAGAGAAAGTGTGTTTTTCATTCATATTAAAGACGATAAAATCACAGGTTTTATTTTACTCTATTTAGGTTTTTCTTCAGTTGCTTGCTCAACTTACTATATTTTAGATGATGTATATGTTACACCCGTTTTCCGTCGTCAAGGTTCGGCTAAACAGCTAATCGATACAGCAATTTTATTTGCAAAACAAGAAAATGCTTTGCGAATTAGTTTAGAAACTCAAAGTAATAACCATGAGTCTCATCGCCTATATGAACAAATGGGCTTTATTCGGGACAGTGAATTCCAAACATTTCATTGCTTTCTTAAGTAA
- a CDS encoding type II toxin-antitoxin system RelB/DinJ family antitoxin, whose translation MRKTEVYQVRLDSQEKKQAFAVFKQLGITPAQAVRLFFKQVVLTKSIPFAIENQTINMEQLLKLRKAKVSSLNPNSSTLAEDDDHEDLFEELNALLGESDKI comes from the coding sequence ATGCGAAAAACAGAAGTTTATCAGGTTCGACTGGACTCCCAAGAGAAAAAACAGGCGTTTGCTGTTTTTAAACAATTGGGAATTACCCCTGCCCAAGCGGTACGACTTTTTTTTAAACAGGTCGTATTAACTAAATCCATTCCGTTTGCAATTGAAAATCAGACGATTAATATGGAACAATTATTAAAGCTGAGAAAAGCGAAAGTATCATCATTAAACCCAAATTCATCAACTTTAGCTGAAGATGATGATCATGAAGATTTATTTGAAGAACTAAATGCTCTTCTTGGTGAAAGCGACAAAATTTAA
- a CDS encoding DUF4198 domain-containing protein, with protein sequence MNKFLILSLAFACSYSFAHEPYVAPLAYKTEQTQVPVIAGYAEEALNSEYALKDANLTVITPKNELKTVKPEALHKSVTVFDVDLPDEGTYILQTQASYPLSYVYDQKTWHLFFDMPADKAPPKAEREYLIPADLKTKTIKTEQVTREWTLQSYLSKGKVSDIQLPNTPIKVNFSVHPNLIKAAQSIKLSVTEKGQPLAYAEVNLREKGTTDKQAQPFKADNKGQVELKFPKAGEYLLEVTTPVDLKLKPKNQNYTIVSLNVLAQ encoded by the coding sequence ATGAATAAATTTTTAATACTTTCTCTTGCATTCGCATGTAGCTATAGCTTTGCTCATGAACCTTATGTAGCACCGTTAGCTTATAAAACTGAACAGACTCAAGTACCCGTAATTGCAGGTTATGCCGAAGAAGCATTAAATAGTGAATATGCTTTAAAGGATGCCAACCTTACCGTAATTACTCCTAAAAATGAGCTTAAGACCGTTAAGCCAGAAGCTTTACACAAGTCTGTAACTGTTTTTGATGTAGATTTGCCAGACGAGGGAACGTATATTCTTCAAACTCAAGCAAGTTATCCTTTAAGCTATGTATATGACCAAAAAACATGGCATTTATTTTTTGATATGCCAGCTGATAAAGCCCCACCAAAAGCAGAACGCGAATATTTGATTCCAGCTGACCTTAAAACAAAAACAATTAAAACAGAGCAAGTAACACGAGAGTGGACATTGCAAAGTTATCTTTCTAAAGGAAAAGTTTCAGATATTCAACTTCCGAATACACCAATAAAAGTTAATTTTTCTGTACACCCAAACCTGATAAAAGCTGCTCAATCGATTAAGTTATCTGTAACTGAAAAAGGACAGCCTTTAGCTTATGCTGAAGTTAATTTAAGAGAAAAAGGCACAACTGATAAACAAGCACAGCCATTTAAGGCAGATAATAAAGGGCAAGTTGAGCTCAAATTTCCAAAAGCTGGTGAGTATTTATTGGAAGTAACAACACCAGTAGATTTAAAACTAAAGCCTAAAAATCAAAACTATACAATTGTTAGCTTAAATGTGTTGGCCCAATAA